One part of the Suncus etruscus isolate mSunEtr1 chromosome 2, mSunEtr1.pri.cur, whole genome shotgun sequence genome encodes these proteins:
- the LOC126002083 gene encoding LOW QUALITY PROTEIN: eukaryotic translation initiation factor 2 subunit 2-like (The sequence of the model RefSeq protein was modified relative to this genomic sequence to represent the inferred CDS: deleted 1 base in 1 codon) produces MSGDEMIFDPTMSKKKKKKKKPFMLDEEGDAQTEETQPSETKEVEPEPAEDKDVEADEEDSRKKDASDDLDDLNFFNQKKKKKKTKKIFDIDEAEEGIKDLKIESDVQETAEPEDDLDIMLGNKKKKRKNAKFPNEDEILEKDEALEDEDSKKDDGISFSNQTGPAWAGSERDYTYEELLNRVFNIMREKNPDMVAGEKRKFVMKPPQVVRVGTKKTSFVNFTDICKLLHRQPKHLLAFLLAELGTSGSIDGNNQLVIKGRFQQKQIENVLRRYIKEYVTCHTCRSPDTILQKDTRLYFLQCETCHSRCSVASIKTGFQAVTGKRAQLRAKAN; encoded by the exons ATGTCGGGGGACGAGATGATTTTTGATCCTACTAtgagcaagaagaaaaagaagaagaagaagccttTTATGTTAGATGAAGAAGGGGATGCCCAGACAGAAGAAACTCAgccctcagaaacaaaagaagtggaACCAGAGCCAGCTGAGGACAAAGATGTAGAAGCTGATGAAGAAGACAGTAGGAAAAAAGATGCTTCGGATGATCTAGATGACTTAAACTTCTTTaatcagaagaaaaagaag aaaaaaacaaaaaagatatttgatatTGATGAAGCTGAAGAAGGTATAAAGGATCTTAAGATTGAAAGTGATGTTCAAGAAACTGCTGAACCAGAGGATGACCTTGACATTATGCTTggcaataaaaagaagaaaaggaagaatgccAAATTCCCAAATGAAGATGAAATATTAGAGAAAGATGAAGCTTTAGAGGATGAAGACAGCAAAAAAGATGATGGTATCTCATTCAGTAACCAGACAGGCCCTGCGTGGGCAGGCTCAGAAAGAGACTACACATATGAGGAGTTACTGAATCGAGTGTTTAACATCATGAGGGAAAAGAACCCTGACATGGTtgctggagagaaaagaaaatttgtgatgaAACCTCCGCAAGTTGTTCGAGTAGGAACCAAGAAAACTTCTTTTGTCAACTTTACAGATATCTGTAAACTATTACATCGTCAACCCAAACATCTCCTTGCATTTTTATTGGCTGAATTGGGTACAAGTGGTTCTATAGACGGTAATAACCAGCTTGTAATCAAGGGAAGATTCCAGCAGAAACAGATAGAAAATGTTTTGAGAAGATATATCAAGGAATATGTCACCTGTCACACGTGCCGATCACCAGACACAATCCTGCAAAAGGACACCCGACTTTATTTCTTACAGTGCGAAACTTGTCATTCTCGATGCTCTGTTGCCAGCATCAAAACCGGCTTCCAGGCTGTCACAGGCAAGCGAGCACAGCTCCGTGCCAAAGCTAACTAA